In Topomyia yanbarensis strain Yona2022 chromosome 2, ASM3024719v1, whole genome shotgun sequence, one DNA window encodes the following:
- the LOC131679725 gene encoding zinc finger protein 658B-like isoform X2: MSPKPNQDLCRICYSLAVTYVPLSKTVNGNTLADMLRHCVNLEIDESDDLPYQCCTECKSDLEVAYKMVIRCHESDTKFREQLMQFNLNPGLLLTDDSKPWIADTIKTEVIADDEIMPDECIYAEPLFDVQSTLDVKPTVKKETETNYDTDNSNGKTVNCNKEKAVDTDEKPKRKKQKLSGPKRCCRCKQKLSTMEEVREHSKTVHLSMKVTDPARIEARPYECGICFKRYTTKKALGLHKQQLYIENQHKCDQCEADFKSEASLNAHKETHTADVVQQYSNRKGQQPRCCACYEQFESDEQLKQHANEIHLPETLAIEDTNNQYQCDLCYRRYKNVRILREHQLKPYRLQQYQCSTCGRIFRDKGAVADHERSHLNERAYVCPVCAKPFVMKDSYRKHVKAHSLAEDRFKCDICGKGFKTKANLKGHFITHNPQHRPIHCTLCPSTFARKVCLQAHMKLHTGEKPYKCDQCDAAYTFSTDLKRHIMAHQGLKPYVCTICGRGYPRKDYLRKHMANHNAQG; this comes from the exons ATGTCTCCTAAACCAAATCAAGATCTGTGCCGTATTTGCTATAGTCTTGCCGTTACTTATGTTCCACTTAGTAAAACAGTCAATGGAAATACCCTGGCTGATATGCTACGACACTGCGTGAATCTAGAG ATCGATGAAAGCGACGATCTACCCTATCAGTGCTGCACGGAATGCAAATCGGACTTGGAGGTTGCATACAAAATGGTTATTCGTTGTCACGAATCTGACACTAAGTTTAGAGAGCAGTTGATGCAGTTCAATCTTAATCCTGG TCTCCTATTAACTGATGATTCAAAACCATGGATTGCAGATACAATCAAGACCGAAGTAATAGCAGACGATGAAATCATGCCGGATGAATGCATCTATGCAGAACCATTGTTCGATGTTCAATCTACGTTGGATGTGAAACCGACTGTTAAAAAGGAAACAGAGACTAATTATGATACGGATAATTCAAATGGTAAAACGGTAAATTGCAACAAAGAAAAAGCTGTTGATACGGACGAAAAACCAAAacgtaaaaaacaaaaactgtcagGTCCGAAACGATGTTGCCGGTGTAAGCAGAAATTATCCACAATGGAAGAGGTTCGTGAGCATTCCAAAACCGTTCATTTGAGTATGAAAGTAACAGATCCAGCAAGGATTGAAGCACGCCCTTATGAATGTGGAATATGTTTCAAAAGGTACACAACGAAAAAGGCGCTGGGACTACATAAGCAGCAGCTGTACATTGAGAATCAGCATAAATGTGACCAGTGTGAAGCGGATTTCAAATCCGAAGCCTCGTTGAACGCTCACAAAGAAACTCATACTGCCGATGTGGTACAACAATACAGCAATCGAAAAGGTCAACAACCTCGATGCTGTGCCTGCTATGAACAGTTTGAATCAGATGAACAGCTGAAGCAGCATGCCAATGAAATACACCTCCCGGAAACATTAGCAATCGAGGATACGAACAATCAGTATCAGTGTGACTTGTGTTACCGGAGATATAAAAATGTACGGATCCTTCGAGAACATCAGCTGAAACCATACCGTTTGCAACAATATCAGTGTTCAACCTGTGGGCGAATTTTTCGAGACAAAGGAGCGGTGGCTGACCATGAACGATCACATCTGAACGAACGCGCCTATGTTTGTCCGGTCTGTGCCAAACCATTTGTAATGAAAGACTCGTATCGAAAGCATGTCAAAGCTCATTCTTTGGCTGAGGATCGCTTCAAGTGCGACATTTGTGGTAAAGGATTCAAAACTAAGGCAAATCTCAAGGGTCATTTTATCACACATAACCCACAGCATCGGCCCATACATTGTACACTGTGCCCGTCTACCTTTGCTCGAAAGGTATGCCTGCAAGCACATATGAAATTACACACTGGCGAAAAGCCGTACAAGTGCGACCAGTGCGATGCTGCCTACACATTTTCTACAGACCTCAAACGTCATATTATGGCACATCAAGGACTGAAACCGTACGTGTGTACAATTTGTGGTCGCGGATACCCACGAAAGGATTATCTACGGAAACACATGGCCAACCATAACGCGCAGGGATGA
- the LOC131679725 gene encoding zinc finger protein 267-like isoform X1, whose translation MSPKPNQDLCRICYSLAVTYVPLSKTVNGNTLADMLRHCVNLEIDESDDLPYQCCTECKSDLEVAYKMVIRCHESDTKFREQLMQFNLNPGSLLLTDDSKPWIADTIKTEVIADDEIMPDECIYAEPLFDVQSTLDVKPTVKKETETNYDTDNSNGKTVNCNKEKAVDTDEKPKRKKQKLSGPKRCCRCKQKLSTMEEVREHSKTVHLSMKVTDPARIEARPYECGICFKRYTTKKALGLHKQQLYIENQHKCDQCEADFKSEASLNAHKETHTADVVQQYSNRKGQQPRCCACYEQFESDEQLKQHANEIHLPETLAIEDTNNQYQCDLCYRRYKNVRILREHQLKPYRLQQYQCSTCGRIFRDKGAVADHERSHLNERAYVCPVCAKPFVMKDSYRKHVKAHSLAEDRFKCDICGKGFKTKANLKGHFITHNPQHRPIHCTLCPSTFARKVCLQAHMKLHTGEKPYKCDQCDAAYTFSTDLKRHIMAHQGLKPYVCTICGRGYPRKDYLRKHMANHNAQG comes from the exons ATGTCTCCTAAACCAAATCAAGATCTGTGCCGTATTTGCTATAGTCTTGCCGTTACTTATGTTCCACTTAGTAAAACAGTCAATGGAAATACCCTGGCTGATATGCTACGACACTGCGTGAATCTAGAG ATCGATGAAAGCGACGATCTACCCTATCAGTGCTGCACGGAATGCAAATCGGACTTGGAGGTTGCATACAAAATGGTTATTCGTTGTCACGAATCTGACACTAAGTTTAGAGAGCAGTTGATGCAGTTCAATCTTAATCCTGG TAGTCTCCTATTAACTGATGATTCAAAACCATGGATTGCAGATACAATCAAGACCGAAGTAATAGCAGACGATGAAATCATGCCGGATGAATGCATCTATGCAGAACCATTGTTCGATGTTCAATCTACGTTGGATGTGAAACCGACTGTTAAAAAGGAAACAGAGACTAATTATGATACGGATAATTCAAATGGTAAAACGGTAAATTGCAACAAAGAAAAAGCTGTTGATACGGACGAAAAACCAAAacgtaaaaaacaaaaactgtcagGTCCGAAACGATGTTGCCGGTGTAAGCAGAAATTATCCACAATGGAAGAGGTTCGTGAGCATTCCAAAACCGTTCATTTGAGTATGAAAGTAACAGATCCAGCAAGGATTGAAGCACGCCCTTATGAATGTGGAATATGTTTCAAAAGGTACACAACGAAAAAGGCGCTGGGACTACATAAGCAGCAGCTGTACATTGAGAATCAGCATAAATGTGACCAGTGTGAAGCGGATTTCAAATCCGAAGCCTCGTTGAACGCTCACAAAGAAACTCATACTGCCGATGTGGTACAACAATACAGCAATCGAAAAGGTCAACAACCTCGATGCTGTGCCTGCTATGAACAGTTTGAATCAGATGAACAGCTGAAGCAGCATGCCAATGAAATACACCTCCCGGAAACATTAGCAATCGAGGATACGAACAATCAGTATCAGTGTGACTTGTGTTACCGGAGATATAAAAATGTACGGATCCTTCGAGAACATCAGCTGAAACCATACCGTTTGCAACAATATCAGTGTTCAACCTGTGGGCGAATTTTTCGAGACAAAGGAGCGGTGGCTGACCATGAACGATCACATCTGAACGAACGCGCCTATGTTTGTCCGGTCTGTGCCAAACCATTTGTAATGAAAGACTCGTATCGAAAGCATGTCAAAGCTCATTCTTTGGCTGAGGATCGCTTCAAGTGCGACATTTGTGGTAAAGGATTCAAAACTAAGGCAAATCTCAAGGGTCATTTTATCACACATAACCCACAGCATCGGCCCATACATTGTACACTGTGCCCGTCTACCTTTGCTCGAAAGGTATGCCTGCAAGCACATATGAAATTACACACTGGCGAAAAGCCGTACAAGTGCGACCAGTGCGATGCTGCCTACACATTTTCTACAGACCTCAAACGTCATATTATGGCACATCAAGGACTGAAACCGTACGTGTGTACAATTTGTGGTCGCGGATACCCACGAAAGGATTATCTACGGAAACACATGGCCAACCATAACGCGCAGGGATGA